From Zingiber officinale cultivar Zhangliang chromosome 5B, Zo_v1.1, whole genome shotgun sequence, the proteins below share one genomic window:
- the LOC121984781 gene encoding probable pectate lyase 8: MAAGMATESLRWPRWLALGLLVLVGWFGVEQTASSRIGVAAGEAAVARRNLRQTVAANQSSSSGILESVSRDVAVGAVDDPEFVAAQVHKLIDNSTARRELGYLSCGTGNPIDDCWRCDPEWHFNRKRLADCGIGFGRNAIGGRDGRFYVVTDPGDDDPVNPRPGTLRYAVIQDEPLWIVFKRDMVITLSQELIMNSFKTIDGRGTKVHIAYGACITIQFVTNIIVHGLHIHDCKPTGNAMVRSSPSHYGWRTIADGDGVSIFGSSHIWVDHNSLSNCADGLIDAIMGSTAITISNNYFTNHNEVMLLGHSDSYVRDKAMQVTIAFNHFGEGLIQRMPRCRHGYFHVVNNDYTHWEMYAIGGSGDPTINSQGNRYLAPVNPFAKEVTKRVDTDSNVWKGWNWRSEGDLLLNGAYFTPSGAGASGSYAKASSLGAKSSSMVGSITSGAGALRCLRRTHC; encoded by the exons ATGGCGGCTGGGATGGCGACGGAATCACTGAGGTGGCCTCGCTGGCTGGCTCTCGGTCTTTTGGTGCTCGTCGGGTGGTTTGGAGTCGAACAGACCGCCTCATCGAG GATCGGAGTGGCAGCGGGGGAGGCGGCAGTGGCGAGGAGGAATTTGAGACAAACTGTAGCAGCTAACCAGTCTTCCAGTTCCGGTATACTGGAGAG TGTTAGTCGAGATGTGGCAGTGGGCGCGGTCGACGATCCGGAGTTTGTCGCAGCTCAGGTgcacaa GCTGATCGACAACAGCACCGCACGTCGGGAGCTTGGCTACTTGTCATGCGGGACCGGGAATCCCATCGACGACTGTTGGCGTTGCGACCCGGAGTGGCACTTCAACCGTAAGCGCCTCGCCGACTGCGGCATCGGCTTCGGCCGCAACGCCATCGGCGGCCGCGACGGGCGCTTCTACGTGGTGACCGACCCCGGGGACGACGACCCCGTCAATCCCCGCCCGGGCACCCTCCGCTACGCCGTCATCCAGGACGAGCCGCTCTGGATCGTCTTCAAGCGCGACATGGTCATCACTCTCTCCCAGGAGCTCATCATGAACAGCTTCAAGACCATAGACGGCCGCGGTACCAAGGTCCACATCGCCTACGGCGCCTGCATCACCATCCAGTTCGTCACCAACATCATCGTCCACGGCCTCCACATCCACGACTGCAAGCCCACCGGTAACGCCATGGTCCGCAGTTCCCCCTCCCACTACGGTTGGCGCACCATCGCTGACGGCGACGGCGTCTCCATCTTCGGCTCCAGCCACATCTGGGTCGACCACAACTCCCTCTCCAACTGCGCTGACGGCCTCATCGATGCCATCATGGGATCCACCGCCATTACCATCTCCAACAACTACTTCACCAACCATAACGAG GTGATGCTGTTAGGTCACAGCGATTCTTACGTGAGGGACAAAGCCATGCAAGTAACCattgccttcaaccatttcggAGAAGGTCTCATACAAAGAATGCCTAG ATGTCGGCATGGCTACTTCCACGTAGTGAACAATGACTACACTCACTGGGAGATGTACGCCATCGGTGGCAGTGGCGATCCCACCATCAACAGCCAAGGCAACAGATACCTTGCCCCGGTGAACCCATTCGCAAAGGAG GTGACTAAGCGGGTGGATACCGATTCAAATGTGTGGAAGGGTTGGAACTGGAGATCAGAAGGCGATCTCCTATTGAACGGCGCCTACTTCACCCCCTCTGGCGCCGGAGCCTCGGGCAGTTATGCCAAGGCCTCCAGCCTGGGGGCCAAGTCTTCCTCCATGGTTGGCTCCATCACCTCCGGCGCCGGTGCCCTGCGCTGCCTCCGGCGCACCCACTGCTGA